One segment of Streptomyces sp. NBC_01463 DNA contains the following:
- a CDS encoding DUF3099 domain-containing protein: MYRRRRRAYFLMMGGCLVLFVSAWAFVRLWSMPAAIVMCVVAMVIPPVAAMVANRKGPEDRWWDDPAPGSRPRPAGPPRSGRGGPPPKGPTGDPESDAWWDELDGKKRRQ; this comes from the coding sequence ATGTACCGCCGACGCCGGCGCGCCTACTTCCTGATGATGGGCGGATGTCTCGTCCTCTTCGTCTCGGCCTGGGCCTTCGTGAGGCTCTGGTCGATGCCAGCCGCCATCGTGATGTGCGTGGTCGCGATGGTGATCCCGCCCGTCGCGGCGATGGTCGCGAACCGGAAGGGCCCGGAGGACCGCTGGTGGGACGACCCCGCCCCGGGGTCCCGGCCCCGGCCCGCGGGCCCGCCCCGCTCCGGCAGGGGCGGCCCCCCGCCGAAGGGTCCCACCGGCGATCCGGAGTCGGACGCGTGGTGGGACGAGCTCGACGGCAAGAAGCGCCGCCAGTGA
- a CDS encoding DUF1416 domain-containing protein — protein MCGAKAGGPDASTIKPGETTIQGSVTRDGEPVTGYVRLLDSTGEFTAEVPTSATGQFRFYAAEGTWTLRALVPGGSADRTVVAQTGGLSEVAIAV, from the coding sequence AAGGCCGGCGGCCCCGACGCTTCGACGATCAAGCCCGGTGAGACCACCATCCAGGGCAGCGTGACCCGCGACGGCGAGCCCGTCACCGGCTACGTGCGCCTGCTGGACTCGACCGGCGAGTTCACCGCCGAGGTCCCGACCTCGGCGACCGGACAGTTCCGCTTCTACGCGGCCGAGGGCACCTGGACGCTGCGCGCCCTGGTTCCGGGCGGCAGCGCCGACCGTACGGTCGTGGCGCAGACGGGCGGCCTCTCCGAGGTGGCCATCGCCGTCTAG